One window of Dysidea avara chromosome 11, odDysAvar1.4, whole genome shotgun sequence genomic DNA carries:
- the LOC136238038 gene encoding peroxiredoxin-5, mitochondrial-like: MALCSGIGRHFRAAYRPLLFSRSIRTSGLFAMPIEVGDKLPSVDVFEGTPNNKVNIQELFSKVKKGVLFAVPGAFTPGCSKTHLPGFVSGYDKLKEKGVEVVACVSVNDPFVMAAWGESAGAEGKVRMLADTCAEFTKAIEMDLDATKFLGNVRSKRYTVVIENGMVREVMVEPDGTGLTCTLFENILDRI, translated from the coding sequence ATGGCTTTGTGTTCAGGAATAGGCCGCCATTTTCGAGCAGCATATCGACCTTTGCTATTTTCAAGATCTATTCGTACTTCTGGGTTATTTGCAATGCCGATCGAAGTAGGAGATAAACTCCCTTCCGTTGACGTCTTTGAAGGCACTCCAAATAATAAAGTGAACATCCAAGAATTGTTCTCAAAGGTGAAAAAAGGAGTCCTCTTCGCTGTACCGGGCGCGTTCACTCCGGGATGCTCGAAGACCCATCTACCAGGATTTGTATCAGGATATGACAAGCTGAAAGAAAAGGGGGTGGAAGTTGTTGCGTGCGTTTCAGTGAACGACCCATTCGTGATGGCTGCTTGGGGTGAAAGTGCCGGAGCTGAGGGAAAAGTAAGGATGTTGGCAGACACATGTGCCGAGTTCACAAAGGCAATTGAAATGGACTTGGATGCTACAAAATTCCTTGGAAACGTCAGATCTAAGAGATACACGGTTGTGATTGAAAATGGTATGGTCAGGGAAGTGATGGTGGAGCCAGATGGCACTGGACTGACATGTACTCTGTTTGAGAACATTCTTGATCGCATATAG
- the LOC136238667 gene encoding tripartite motif-containing protein 2-like: MAAERMKKVAGLLNCPVCYETYKKPKYLPCHHSYCEGCMEKLQTGPNIVCPECRETSAVPAGGVKELPNNFFINRLLDEVDLKRKVEGEDEAKCDLCVREGKAVVLCLDCVTFLCEYCHEFHKNMKEYQNHNVTQLVELQSKKKRVDIHPKAKSMLCADHDLEMNFFCETCDQLVCHYCTTNEHNGHVHNSVKKMANKHRKEMEKMIESVEEMINKLPKSRQRVVAAGEKITSQATEVDQQIDLYYDELHRQLQQQREELKKKLRELLTKKKKAISLQLEQIDFTEAQLLSVKELNDAVKNGSDQEALFMKKQVGDDVKRLTVSYGMLETEPVELSTMKFKKYKEIFPQYGQLFDDVALPGNCEVTGFPAQSLVSSKVGFTIITKDHNNERCSKGGSHIIAQAQSSSGGDVVPVEVKDNNDGSYSASFVTKQLVGEMKLSITIEGDHIKGSPYTIMVQRDYKIVKKPRKTANNSGNFNGPIGIAFGKDGVWAVADHNNCCVYIFDSQDRLIRKFGQPGAGNGQFQNPWGVSFDANNDLYVAENRNNRVQKFHVDGTYLLQFGHRGSGDGQLSGPTGVVVHNDKVFVAEINNRRVSLFHLGGQFSHFVGSGHLSNPRDVAVNANDQLLVADFNNHCIFRFTLDGTYVDKFGNGHLSNPDGITIDWSGFILVLENGNNRVSVFDKDGGVIHMFGSRGSAEGQFSNPHGIAVSPKNDVYVGDYGNKRVPIF; encoded by the coding sequence ATGGCTGCAGAACGAATGAAGAAGGTAGCGGGTCTCTTAAACTGCCCAGTGTGTTATGAAACATACAAGAAACCCAAATATCTCCCTTGTCACCACTCCTACTGTGAAGGATGTATGGAGAAACTACAAACAGGTCCTAACATTGTTTGCCCAGAGTGTAGAGAAACCAGTGCAGTGCCGGCTGGAGGGGTGAAGGAATTACCAAACAATTTCTTTATCAATCGTCTACTAGACGAAGTTGATTTGAAGCGTAAAGTTGAAGGAGAAGATGAAGCAAAATGTGACTTGTGTGTTAGGGAAGGAAAAGCAGTAGTATTGTGTCTTGATTGCGTCACCTTCCTGTGTGAGTACTGTCATGAATTTCACAAGAATATGAAAGAATATCAAAACCACAATGTTACCCAGCTTGTTGAATTGCAGTCAAAGAAGAAACGAGTTGATATTCATCCCAAAGCAAAGTCCATGTTATGTGCCGACCATGATCTGGAGATGAATTTCTTTTGTGAAACATGTGACCAACTCGTGTGTCATTACTGCACAACCAATGAGCACAATGGACATGTGCACAATTCTGTGAAGAAGATGGCCAACAAGCACAGGAAGGAAATGGAGAAGATGATTGAATCAGTCGAAGAAATGATCAATAAACTGCCTAAGTCACGTCAGAGGGTGGTAGCTGCTGGGGAGAAGATTACATCACAGGCCACTGAAGTTGATCAACAGATTGACTTGTATTATGATGAACTACACCGACAACTACAACAACAAAGAGAAGAGCTAAAGAAAAAGTTACGAGAGTTGTTAACAAAGAAGAAAAAGGCAATCTCACTGCAGTTGGAACAAATTGATTTCACAGAAGCACAGCTGTTGAGTGTGAAAGAGTTGAATGATGCAGTGAAGAATGGATCAGACCAGGAAGCATTGTTCATGAAGAAACAAGTTGGAGATGATGTGAAGAGACTAACTGTTTCATATGGCATGTTGGAGACTGAGCCAGTTGAATTGTCCACAATGAAGTTTAAAAAGTACAAAGAGATATTTCCTCAATATGGCCAGCTGTTTGATGATGTTGCCTTACCAGGCAATTGTGAAGTCACTGGTTTTCCTGCACAATCGCTTGTGAGTAGTAAAGTTGGTTTCACCATCATCACCAAGGACCACAACAATGAACGTTGTTCTAAGGGAGGTAGCCACATTATTGCACAGGCACAATCAAGCAGTGGAGGAGATGTTGTGCCCGTAGAAGTAAAGGATAATAATGATGGGAGCTACTCTGCATCTTTTGTAACCAAACAACTAGTTGGAGAAATGAAGTTGTCCATTACCATTGAAGGGGATCATATTAAAGGAAGCCCCTACACTATTATGGTGCAGCGAGATTACAAAATTGTGAAGAAGCCCAGGAAGACTGCGAATAATAGTGGTAATTTCAATGGTCCAATTGGCATTGCATTTGGTAAGGACGGAGTGTGGGCAGTAGCAGATCATAACAACTGCTGTGTGTACATATTTGACAGTCAAGACAGGTTAATCAGAAAATTTGGACAACCTGGTGCTGGCAATGGTCAATTTCAAAATCCATGGGGAGTATCATTTGATGCCAACAATGACTTGTATGTGGCTGAGAACCGTAACAACAGGGTGCAGAAGTTTCATGTTGATGGTACATATTTGCTGCAGTTTGGACACCGTGGATCTGGTGATGGTCAACTGAGTGGTCCCACAGGTGTTGTTGTCCACAATGATaaagtgtttgttgctgaaatTAACAATCGTCGTGTATCATTGTTTCATCTTGGTGGTCAGTTCAGTCACTTTGTTGGATCAGGACATTTGAGTAACCCTCGTGATGTAGCTGTCAATGCTAATGACCAGTTACTTGTTGCTGACTTTAACAACCATTGCATCTTCAGGTTTACACTTGATGGCACATACGTAGACAAGTTTGGTAATGGTCACTTGAGCAATCCTGATGGAATTACCATTGACTGGAGTGGCTTTATTCTTGTGTTGGAAAATGGTAATAATCGTGTATCAGTTTTTGACAAAGATGGAGGAGTCATACACATGTTTGGGTCCCGTGGTTCTGCTGAAGGACAATTTTCTAACCCACATGGAATAGCCGTTAGTCCCAAGAATGATGTGTACGTTGGTGATTATGGCAATAAGAGAGTTCCAATATTTTAA